From a single Pelodiscus sinensis isolate JC-2024 chromosome 4, ASM4963464v1, whole genome shotgun sequence genomic region:
- the STX4 gene encoding LOW QUALITY PROTEIN: syntaxin-4 (The sequence of the model RefSeq protein was modified relative to this genomic sequence to represent the inferred CDS: inserted 1 base in 1 codon): MVKPGSAKYKDEGEPLDDFFKTTRGIREALKALEEKVKELEKHQTTILATPLPEDSMKQDLQRLREEIKDLAKDVRSRLKTIEPKKGEDENRNAINTRMKRTQHGILSQQFLECINKCNSXQSQYRDRNVERIHRQLQITGGGVVSDEELEQMLESGQTEVFVCNIMKDTRVTKQALNEIETRHGEILKLERSIQELHEMFTYLATEVELQGEMIDRIEKNILDSEDYVKKGQDHLIKARENQQKARKKKLMIAICLSVTVVIVIVIIGVAIATG; this comes from the exons ATGGTGAAGCCGGGATCTGCCAAGTACAAGGATGAAGGGGAGCCGCTGGACGACTTCTTCAAGACG ACGCGGGGGATCCGCGAGGCCCTGAAGGCCCTGGAGGAGAAGGTGAAAGAGCTGGAAAAGCATCAGACCACGATTCTGGCCACCCCACTGCCGGAGGACA GCATGAAGCAAGACCTGCAGAGGCTGCGTGAGGAGATCAAGGACTTGGCCAAAGACGTTCGGAGCCGCCTCAAAA CCATTGAGCCCAAGAAGGGTGAGGACGAGAACAGAAACGCCATCAACACCCGCATGAAGAGAACCCAg CACGGCATCCTGTCCCAGCAGTTCCTGGAGTGCATCAACAAGTGTAACA TCCAGTCGCAGTACCGGGACCGCAACGTGGAGCGGATCCACCGCCAGCTGCAGATCA CCGGCGGCGGGGTGGTGTCGGACGAGGAGCTGGAGCAGATGCTGGAGAGCGGGCAGACGGAGGTGTTCGTCTGTAAC ATCATGAAGGACACGCGTGTGACCAAGCAGGCGCTGAACGAGATCGAAACCCGGCACGGCGAGATCCTCAAGCTGGAGCGCAGCATCCAGGAGCTGCACGAAATGTTCACCTACCTCGCCACGGAGGTGGAGCTGCAG GGGGAGATGATCGACCGGATCGAGAAGAACATCCTGGACTCGGAGGACTATGTCAAGAAGGGACAGGACCATCTCATCAAGGCCAGGGAGAACCAGCAGAAAGCCCGCAAA AAGAAGTTAATGATCGCCATCTGCCTCTCGGTCACCGTCGTCATCGTCATCGTCATCATCGGCGTGGCCATCGCCACGGGCTAG